The DNA segment GATCGGACACTACAGGATGAAGAAGTTGGCAGCTTCTGGTTCAATCAGCTTAAAGCTTGTCTGGATGGATTATCCGCAGGCAAGGATCCGGAGATCGTCATTCATTTATTTGAAATGAAAATATTGCAGGCGGCTGGTTACGGGCCTGTTATAGAAGAGTGTTTGTCCTGCGGTCGGCAGGACGACACGCATTTCATCAGTCCTCGTCTTGGCGGAAGGCTATGCCGGAGCTGCAGGCACCATGATCCTGCCGCGATGAAGGTTGCTCCGGGAACCTATAAGCTGCTTTCATTGTTTGAACGCATGGATCTTCGCCGCTTGGGCAACGCTGAGGTGAGGGATTCGACGAAAGCAGAGTTAAAAAAGGTCATGCGTGCTTTCATCGATATGCAGCTCGGCCTGCAGTTGAAATCCAGAAATTTCCTTGATCAATTAGACAAATATGAAATTTGACTTTATATTCGTCATTCATGTATTATAGAAAAGATTTCTACTATTATAGACTCGTGCGTTGAATGGGAAAAGTAATGGTTCTTCAACCGGATTAGCGACTTGGGGATAGTGAAAGCCCAAGCCGGAGAGATTCATGAAAGGGCGGCCCAGGAGCACGGTCACGGTCGTGAAAAAGCGGATTTAGCGCAAGCAGTTGCTCATTTGTCAGCCTGCTGTATTGCAAATCAAGTAGGGTGGAACCGCGGGAAGTAACAGCTCTCGTCCCTACGTCTGAACAGCAGGCGTAGGTGACGGGAGCTTTTTGCACGTCATTTACCGTCAGCTGAACACGAACAAGTGTGAAGGAGTTGTGGTTCATGAATTTTCAACAAATGATATTAACGCTGCAGGAGTTCTGGGCAGAGCAGAGTTGCATCGTCGTGCAGCCTTATGATGTGGAGACCGGTGCAGGTACGCTCAATCCGATGACATTTTTGCGTTCAATTGGGCCGGAGCCATGGAATGTCGCTTATGTAGAGCCTTCCCGCAGACCAGCGGATGGCCGGTATGGCGAGAATCCGAATCGGTTGTATCAGCATCACCAATTTCAGGTTATTCTTAAGCCGTCGCCTGACAACATTCAGGAGATATATCTGGAGAGCTTAAAGCGGCTTGGCATTAATCCGCTGGAGCATGACATTCGTTTTGTTGAGGATAACTGGGAGCATCCAGGACTCGGCGCCTGGGGACTCGGCTGGGAAGTATGGCTTGACGGTATGGAGATTACGCAATTTACGTATTTTCAGCAAGTTGGGGGCATCGAGACGAATCCTGTCGCCGTTGAAATTACATACGGAATGGAACGACTCGCTTCATATATCCAGGAGAAGGAGAACGTATTCGATCTGGAATGGGTTAAGGGAACGACCTATGGCGATGTATTCCATCAACCGGAGTTCGAGCATTCTAAATATACGTTCGAAATTTCCGATGTAAAAATGCTGTTTACCTTATTCAACATGTACGAACAAGAGGCGTCCAAGGCCATGGAGCAGCACCTTGTATTTCCGGCTTATGATTACGTCTTGAAATGCTCGCATACGTTCAATCTGCTAGATGCGCGTGGAGCGATTAGTGTAACGGAGCGAACAGGATACATTACGCGCGTTCGAAATTTGGCTCGCCAGGTGGCGGCAACATATCTAGAAGAGCGTGAGAAGCTTGGATTTCCATTGTTGAAGAAAGGGGGCGAAGTCCATGGCTAAAGATTTATTATTTGAAATCGGTCTTGAGGAAATGCCGGCCCGTTTTATTCGTGGTGCTATGGAGCAATTGAGCGATCGGACGGTGAAATGGCTGGACGAGCATCTGATCCAGCATGGAGAAGTTGCTGTATATGCAACCCCTCGTCGCCTGGCCGTACTCGTCAAAGATGTCGCTGAGAAGCAAGAGGACGTTCACGAAGAGGTGAAGGGTCCCTCGCGTAAAATCGCCTTGGACGAAAATGGACAGTGGAGCAAGGCAGCGCTTGGTTTTGCGCGGAGTCAAGGCGCAGATCCGGAGCAATTCACCTTTAAAGAGCTCGGAGGTACCGAGTACGTATATGTCAGCAAGAGCCGAACCGGCGTTGAGACTTCTTCGATCATAGCGGGGGGATTGTCGGAAATTTTGCATGCGATGAATTTCCCTAAAAATATGCGTTGGGGCAGTTATGATTTTAAATTTGTCCGGCCGATCCGCTGGTTGGTAGCTTTGTTTGGAAATCAGGTTGTCGATATCGAAATCGCGGGTGTAAAGTCAGGAAATGTTACGCGCGGACATCGTTTCCTCGGTGGTGAGATCGAGATCGGACAGCCAGCTGATTATGTGGAGGCGCTCCGTAAAGGACACGTGGTCGCCGATGTGGGTGAGCGGCAGGAAATGATACTGCAGCAAATTAATAGCTTGGCAAAAGAGCAAGGCTGGAATATTTCGGTGAAGGAAGATTTGCTGGAAGAGGTACTATTCTTGGTGGAGACGCCGACAGTGTTATATGGCACGTTTGAGGAATCATTCCTTCATATTCCACAGGAGGTACTGATTACTTCAATGCGTGAGCATCAACGTTATTTCCCGGTACTGAATGATGCGGGGGAGCTTCTTCCTTATTTTGTGACCGTGCGGAATGGTAATGCTGATCATATAGAAGTTATTGCCAAGGGCAATGAGAAAGTACTGCGGGCTCGGTTGTCCGATGCTAAATTTTTCTATGAAGAGGATCAGAAGCTGGCAATTAAGGATGCTCTATCGAAGCTGGAAAGCATCGTCTTCCATGAGGAGCTTGGCACAGTTGGCGATAAAGTACGCCGTATCCGGCGTAATGCCGAGAAGCTGGTAATCGAGCTAGGGACCGATACGGGAACCGCTGAAGCGGTTAACCGCACGGCGGAAATTTGCAAATTTGATCTCGTTACCCAAATGGTCTACGAATTCCCTGAGCTGCAGGGCGTGATGGGCGAAGATTATGCTCGCAAGGCCGGAGAATCGGATGCTGTGGCGAAAGCGATCTTCGAGCATTATCAGCCTAGATTTGCTGGCGATGCGGTTCCGGCCTCGGAAGTAGGTTCGATAGTCAGTATTGCTGATAAGATCGATACCATCGTAGGCTGCTTCTCCATCGGCATTGTTCCGACGGGGTCGCAAGATCCTTACGGTCTTCGCCGCCAGGCTGCGGGAATCGTGCAGATCATTCTAGAGCACAAACTATCGTTAACGCTTCCTGCGCTATTCGGAATCGCCTTGGAAACACACCAGCATTTCCATGATTTGAAACGCTCTAAGGAAGAGATATTAAAAGATTTGACGGACTTCTTCGGACTTCGTATTAAGAAGACGCTGTCCGATCATGTCCGTTATGATGTCGTAGATGCGGTTATCTCGGCGGGCTATGATGATGTTGTTTCCGTGATGGCCAGAGGTGAAACGCTGATGGCCGCGGTGAACAATCAAGATGATTTCAAAACGACGGTTGAATCGTTTGGCCGAGTCAGCAACTTGGCCATGAAGGCATCTTCTGAGAAAGTGCGCTCGGATTTATTGAATGAGCCGGCAGAAACACAGCTGTATGAAGCCTGGAAGTCGTTGACGAATGAATATAACGAGGCGTTGGGACAACGGGATGCCGTCAAGGCTCTGCAGTTGATTTCTAGCCTGAAAGGCGATATTACTTTGTTCTTCGACAATGTCATGGTTATGGCTGAGGATGAAACGATTCGGGCCAATCGTTTGGCCTTGCTTAAAGCCATCGATGAAGATTTGAGCATATTTGCTGACTTTAGCAAGCTTGTTTGGGCATAATATCAGATTAAAGGTTGGGAGTCTAATGAATACACGAATTGTTGTTGACGGGGACTCCTGTCCTGTTAAAACTGAAATTGTTGATACAGCTGCAAAGTTTGGTGTCGGTGTACTGATGGTATCCTCCTATGACCATGTGATTAAGCAGGCCAGGGGGGTTACCGTTGTTCAGGTTGACCG comes from the Paenibacillus lentus genome and includes:
- the recO gene encoding DNA repair protein RecO — translated: MLYRVEGIVIRSMDYGEGNKIITLCTATHGKIGVLARGAKKVKSRHAALTQPFTYGEYTFYRQKEGLGTLNQGEIIESHFSLREDLYSAAYASYACELLDRTLQDEEVGSFWFNQLKACLDGLSAGKDPEIVIHLFEMKILQAAGYGPVIEECLSCGRQDDTHFISPRLGGRLCRSCRHHDPAAMKVAPGTYKLLSLFERMDLRRLGNAEVRDSTKAELKKVMRAFIDMQLGLQLKSRNFLDQLDKYEI
- the glyQ gene encoding glycine--tRNA ligase subunit alpha, with the protein product MNFQQMILTLQEFWAEQSCIVVQPYDVETGAGTLNPMTFLRSIGPEPWNVAYVEPSRRPADGRYGENPNRLYQHHQFQVILKPSPDNIQEIYLESLKRLGINPLEHDIRFVEDNWEHPGLGAWGLGWEVWLDGMEITQFTYFQQVGGIETNPVAVEITYGMERLASYIQEKENVFDLEWVKGTTYGDVFHQPEFEHSKYTFEISDVKMLFTLFNMYEQEASKAMEQHLVFPAYDYVLKCSHTFNLLDARGAISVTERTGYITRVRNLARQVAATYLEEREKLGFPLLKKGGEVHG
- the glyS gene encoding glycine--tRNA ligase subunit beta, with the translated sequence MAKDLLFEIGLEEMPARFIRGAMEQLSDRTVKWLDEHLIQHGEVAVYATPRRLAVLVKDVAEKQEDVHEEVKGPSRKIALDENGQWSKAALGFARSQGADPEQFTFKELGGTEYVYVSKSRTGVETSSIIAGGLSEILHAMNFPKNMRWGSYDFKFVRPIRWLVALFGNQVVDIEIAGVKSGNVTRGHRFLGGEIEIGQPADYVEALRKGHVVADVGERQEMILQQINSLAKEQGWNISVKEDLLEEVLFLVETPTVLYGTFEESFLHIPQEVLITSMREHQRYFPVLNDAGELLPYFVTVRNGNADHIEVIAKGNEKVLRARLSDAKFFYEEDQKLAIKDALSKLESIVFHEELGTVGDKVRRIRRNAEKLVIELGTDTGTAEAVNRTAEICKFDLVTQMVYEFPELQGVMGEDYARKAGESDAVAKAIFEHYQPRFAGDAVPASEVGSIVSIADKIDTIVGCFSIGIVPTGSQDPYGLRRQAAGIVQIILEHKLSLTLPALFGIALETHQHFHDLKRSKEEILKDLTDFFGLRIKKTLSDHVRYDVVDAVISAGYDDVVSVMARGETLMAAVNNQDDFKTTVESFGRVSNLAMKASSEKVRSDLLNEPAETQLYEAWKSLTNEYNEALGQRDAVKALQLISSLKGDITLFFDNVMVMAEDETIRANRLALLKAIDEDLSIFADFSKLVWA